A portion of the Pseudoalteromonas luteoviolacea genome contains these proteins:
- the cheD gene encoding chemoreceptor glutamine deamidase CheD has translation MNHFRPVIRGFEHVKRFWDAGRNKVVAKVLPGEFYVSKNDELISTVLGSCIAACVYDEKLGIGGMNHFMLPGAQKMKDVTNVHSDDFNCRYGNWAMEFLINEVLKNGASRANLKVKLFGGGKIISAMTDIGVGNIRFAQAYVEEENLELVSHDVGGPWPRKVVFHPQSGTAKVKKLRQMHNDTIEKREVKYLHDIEAQDATTDIELF, from the coding sequence ATGAACCATTTTAGGCCGGTGATCAGGGGCTTTGAGCATGTTAAGCGCTTTTGGGATGCAGGACGCAATAAAGTTGTTGCCAAAGTCTTACCGGGCGAGTTCTATGTATCTAAAAATGATGAACTTATTTCAACTGTACTTGGTTCGTGTATTGCTGCGTGCGTGTATGATGAGAAACTTGGGATCGGAGGCATGAACCACTTTATGTTACCAGGCGCACAAAAAATGAAGGATGTGACCAATGTTCATTCAGATGATTTTAACTGTCGTTACGGTAACTGGGCCATGGAGTTTTTGATTAACGAAGTGCTCAAAAATGGTGCCAGTCGTGCCAATCTTAAAGTGAAGCTATTTGGTGGTGGTAAAATAATCAGTGCGATGACAGATATTGGCGTAGGTAATATACGGTTTGCACAAGCCTATGTAGAGGAAGAGAATCTCGAATTGGTCTCTCACGATGTCGGTGGGCCATGGCCTAGGAAAGTTGTGTTTCATCCCCAGTCAGGTACTGCCAAAGTAAAAAAGCTGAGACAAATGCATAATGACACGATTGAGAAAAGAGAGGTTAAGTACCTGCATGATATCGAGGCACAGGATGCCACAACTGATATCGAGCTATTTTAG